The DNA region GGTGATCGGCGATCAGCAAGGCGCCATGCGGCAGGTCAGCGCCGTTTTGCAACAGATCGGCATTGGTGCTGCCCGTTTCGTCGACGATCGACAGCCATTCTTTTCCCAGCCATTCGACGTTCGGCAGGCGGTGGATGGAATCGGGGGTTATCTCGATCGGTGTCATGCGCGGTTCGGCGTCAATTTCATATGGAGATCGGCGGCCGGAACGCTGTGGGTCAGCGCGCCGACGCTGATGCGGTCGATGCCGGTCGCCGCCAAGGCCGCGATCCGGTCCAACGTCACGCCGCCGGAAACCTCCAACTCGGCGCGTCCGGCGGCGATTTCCACGCAGCGGCGGATACGGTCGAGGTCCATGTTGTCCAGCAGGATGACAGGCGCCTGTTCGGCCAGGGCCTCCCGCAATTCCTCTTCGTTGCGGACCTCGATCTCCAGCGGCGCCTGAGGGAACTCCAGCCGCGCTTTGCGGATCGCGGCGGTGACGCCGCCGCAGGCGTCGACGTGGTTGTCCTTGATCAGGATTTGATCGTACAGGCCGAACCGGTGATTGTGTCCCCCGCCGGCCCGCACGGCGGCTTTTTCCAGCCGCCGCATCCCCGGATTGGTCTTGCGGGTATCCAGAATTCTCGCCCGGTGCGGGCCGACCTGTTCGACGTAAGCGGCGGTCAGCGTGGCGACGCCGCACAGATGGCAAAGCAGGTTCAGACAGATCCGTTCGCCGGCCAGCAGGGAACGGACGCGGCCGCGCACGATCGCCAACCGATCGCCGACGACAAGCCGCTGCCCGTCGGTCGCGGGCGTTTCGATTTTGACTTCCGGATCGATCAAATCCCAGAATGGCGCGAGAATTTCCAGACCGGCGGCGACCAGGGGTTGCTTGGCGCGGATTTCCGCCTCTCCGAGCCATTGCGGATCGATCGTGGCGATTCCGGTGATGTCGCCCGAGCCGAGATCCTCTTCGATCGCCAGCAGCAGCAGGCGCTGCAAACCGGTCGGGTCCAACCCGGCGTCCATTTACTCCTCCATGAGCTTGCGAATGGTGTTCTGGATGATGGTTTGGATGTGTTGCTTGAGCACGCGGGATACTTCCTGCCGCATGTTCTCGTCCACCCGCTGGCCGTAGTGGAATTCGATCCATTGTTCGATGTGGCGGGAGATTTCCGCACTGGATGCCTCGCTGACTTTTTCGGAACGTTTGATCCAAAGGTCAGACGTCACGGCATCGAGTGCCGGTTGAGTCGTCGCGTTCGACGCGGCGTCGGACCGGGCTGCGCCGGCCGGCGGCTCCTCGTCATCGAAAAAGGCGCGTAACGGATCGCTGGTTTTGGGCATCATCCGCGCGGTGGTTTTACTGCGCTCCGGAGCGGGTTTGCTCGGCGGCGGCGGTGGGGCCGGCTTGGCCGGTTCGGGCGGGGGCGTCGGAATTTCCGAAATGACTTTTTTCGCCACGGAAGTCGGCCGGCTGGCGATCGGCACCGCCTGCTCCATTTTTTCGGCCACTTCGAGGATCGCCTCCGCCAGCGGCTCTTCCTCCATTTGCATTTCAATGAATCGATCGATGCCGGAAAGAATGCCGAGGGCATGGTCGTAGGAAGCGCTGTTCTCCACGATCATGATCACCCCGACATGGGAAAGTTTATTGATTTCCTTGATCTGTCGGCACAAATCGTAGCCGTTGCCGTCGGGCAGGTTGGCATTGGTGGCCACGATCGAGGGCTCGGTCTGCCGGACCATTTCCAAGGCGTCGCGCAGGGTAGGCAAGACATGAAAGGCATTGCCACGCAAACCGAGCGCGTCGCGCACTCGTTTCCGGAAATCCTCCGGAAGGCCGACCAGGATCAGACGGCGCGAGGTGGTTTCTTTCATGGCGGTCCCTCTCTCTCAGCCGATCGGCACGAGCGCGTAGGCGCGAGTCCCGATGCCGATTTTTTCCGCATGTTCCAACTGACACAAATACGGCACCTTGGGATAAATATCCCGAATTTTGTCATCGCCCGCGGCGAAGGCATTTGTCAACCGCGTCTGCCGGTTGCCGGGCGCCTGTTGAATCGCGTCCAGACACGCCTGATCGAGCGCGACCGGGTCGGTAGAGGCGAAAATGCCCTGATCGGGCACGATCGGCGCGTCGTTCATGCCGTAACAATCGCAGGCCGGGCTGACCTGGGTGACGAAATTGACGAAAAAGCAACGGCCGTCCTTGCCGGCCATGGCGCCGGCGGCGTATTCGGCCATCAGTTCTCCGAGGCGATTGAGCCCCTGATTCCATTCGATTTCAATGGCGTCGGCCGGGCAAACGCCGAGACATTCCGCGCAGCCGGTGCATTTTTCCTCGTCGATTGCCGCTTTTTTTTCAACCAACGAAATCGCCCCGAAGGTGCAGGCGCGCACACAAATGCCGTCGCCCAGGCAAGCATCCCGATTGACGTGAGGCGATACCGAACTGTGCATTTGCAGCTTGCCGTCACGGCTGGCCGCCCCCATGCCGATGTTTTTGATCGCGCCGCCGAATCCCGTCGCTTCGTGCAGTTTAAAGTGCGAAACCGCGACCAGCGCGTCGGCGCGGGCGATCGCCTCGGCAATCGACACCGAACGGCGGTGAATCCCCTCGATCGGCACCGTTTCGCCCGCCTGGGCGCGCAAGCCGTCGGCGATGATGACCGGCGCGCCGAGCGTAATGGCGGTGAAGCCGTGCGCCGTGGCGGTCTCCAGGTGTTTGATCGCATTGGATCGCGAGCCCCGATAAAGCGTGTTGGCATCGGTGACGAAGGGGCGGGCGCCGGTTTTCAAAATCGACTGCACCACTTCGCGGACGAAAACCGGCGGCACGAACGAGGTGTTGCCGTGTTCGCCGAAATGGACCTTCACCGCGACCAGTTGTTCGGGCGAGAGGCGGGCGGCCAATTCCATTTTATCCAGCAATTGCCCGACCTTCTGCAGCAGATTGCGGCGCAGTGAAGCCCGCAGCGAGGCGAAATAAACGGGTGACGGCATTGGCGGATCCTCCCCTCGATCAAACGGTGATTCCACCCCATGCGGTGGAAAATATAATCATGGTTGTTTACCGGCGTCCGCAGCTTTGTTAAGCTGCCCCCAATTCGACACTGCGGAAACAAGTTAAGGATTATCGACATGCGCCGTCATTTTGCAATCGCCGGTATCTGCCTGCTGCTCACCCTGGGCCTGACCGTAACCGCCGCCTTCGCGGAAGGGAAAACGATGACCCGCACCGAGGACTCGGTGATCGTGCGCGGCGATCGGCTGTCGGGTGCCCAGGGGTGGCCGATCGCCCTGACCAGGCTTTACCGGCTCGACGGCGAGAAGGCGACGCCGGTCCCGTTTCAGATCGACGAGCGGTTGCCGAACAACGAATACGCCTTGCCTTTCGGTCGGAATAAAAGCGCCGACGACGGCAAGATCGACGGCAATGACGAATTGGTGTTCATGATCAAGGACGCCGGTGATCGCGGCGCGCGCGCTTTGCTGCCGGACGGCGCCGACCAGGTCGTGGAAATCACGCTGACCGATCCGGTGAACGGCGGCAAGGCCTGGCTGTATCTGCTGCGCTTTCCGAACAATCCGCCGCCGGTAAGCCCGATCGATTACGTGCAGTACGACAACACCAGGACCGTCATCGATACGGTTCGTTTCCGTATGGGGTTCCATCCGAAAGCCCCGCTCTCCATTGGCGAACTGGTCTTAAAACCGGAAGGCGGCGGCCGCGGTCAGGATTTGGTGGATCGCCTGAAAATCCGCTTTACCGCCAAGGTGATGGGCGTCGATTTGATTCGCAACGAGGAGGATTTCGTCTCCGACACCATCGGCTGGATCGACGGACCGGTGCGGATCGTCCGCCGGACGATCAACCAGGTCAAAATATGGAAATTGAAATCGCCCAAGGCCTACACCGACAACGTGTATTTTCTCAACTCCTTTGAATTCCCGACCTTTATCGAAATGCCGTTCCGCACGGATCTGCTGATTTCCGAACCTCGCTTCCGGGTATCCACCGACGGGTTGTGCGTTGCCGCCGGCCGCGTCTTCTCCAACAGCAACAACCCGGCCGGCGTCAAGGTCGACGGCGTGATGAGCGAGGCCGAGAACAAGTTGAATCCCGCCCCTTATACCTGGTCGCTGGTGACCGATCCGTCGGGCAAGGGCGCCTGGATGAATCGCCTGCTTTACGACGCCGCCAGCACGAAGGTGCGCCCAATGCTGTATTACCGCGACGACATGAAGCATCCCGACGGTCCGGAGGACGAGGCCGGCGAATGCGGCGATCTGGGTTATACGCTGGAAAACATGGGGACGATCAAGAGCGAAAAGCTCTATTTGAAGTCGATCCTCTACAACATTCCCGATTACCAGCCGGCGCGCATCCAGGAATTCATGAACATTCTGGATCGGCCGATCAAGGTTGCCGCGCAGCCGCTGTGAACAAGCGGATCAGTACGGGTAGATCTTGTTGAAAAAGGCGTCGAGAATCTGCAGGGACGGATAGCCCGTTCCCGCGGCGCCGAACAGGGTCTCGTAGACCACCATCAGGCCGAGCCAGATCGATCCGGCGAAAATGGCGATGCTCGGGGCCAGTAGCAACAACCGCGCGTTGCGCTGCCAGACGGTCAGATCGGCCCGATCGGCATAGGTGAAATAGACGAGCGAAAAAGAGAAAAAGGCGCCGAACCAGGCGGCGTAATTGCAGAAGGGCACGCCGAACCACCAGGCCGGCAGCGACTCGTGCCAGCGCCACCACATATCCGGAAAACTGGCCAAGGGATCGAGCTGGGCATCGGCGGATATCGCCAGGACGGTCGTCACCAGCGCGGTCAGGGCCGGCGAAGCCTTCAAGCGCGCCGAGCGTTCGCGGAAAAATTCGATCATCGTGATGCAGCAGGTGAACACGATGCACCAGCCCACCATCGTCGCCAGCGGGGCGGGCAGCTTATAAACGTAAACCTTGAAGTGCGGCTCGAAGAAATAGCCGAGATAGATGCCCGCATTCTCCAGGGCCATGCCGTAGACAAAAGCCACGCCGAAGAAGGTCACGAAGCGCGCCCAACCCCGGTGGTACAGGGTATGGGTCATGATCATGATCGCCCAGAACAAATTGGACAATTCGAACATCCGGCGAAACGCGGGGCCGGAAATCTCGTGGCGGAAAAACGGGAAGATCGCGTAGAACAGCCAGATGAACAGGGGCACGCCGAAAGCCAGAAGGAGAATCCGGCGGTGCACCTTTTCCTTGTCGAATTGCTGTTTGGTCTCGCGCAGCCGGATCCGGTAGTAGCCGTAGAACCAAAGCGACAACGGCAAAACGAGCAAGGCGAACCAATGACGCGAGATGCCGACATCCACGAACCATTTTTCCGGGGCGTTGGACATCAGGATGTTATGAATGCCCAATCCTTCCAGAAAAAGGAACCAGATGGGGAGTTTGTCCCAGATTTCATTCACGATCGCGCGGCGGGTTAATAAATTTTGGGTGATGTCGCGTTGTTCCACGGGCCCCTCGTGGTAAAGTGAATAGTCGGGGTAATTTATCGGCCGCCGATTTAACGGTCAAGTGGAGGCGATGCCCCTAACAGGCCGGCGGGAGGCATGGCCCGCTCTGGACGAATCGAGCCATCCGCGTATGCTATAACGTTGTTCGGGGAAAGTAGATGAGCGATTAAAAATTATCGCGATTCCCGGTGACTATTCCAAACAGGATGACCAGGTGAAACCGGAAGTATCAGCCGCTTTATTCATGCCTCTAGTCGAGCAATGCAAAGAAAGCGACGTGTCCTTGGAGCGCTGGAATTC from Myxococcales bacterium includes:
- the nadC gene encoding carboxylating nicotinate-nucleotide diphosphorylase, with translation MDAGLDPTGLQRLLLLAIEEDLGSGDITGIATIDPQWLGEAEIRAKQPLVAAGLEILAPFWDLIDPEVKIETPATDGQRLVVGDRLAIVRGRVRSLLAGERICLNLLCHLCGVATLTAAYVEQVGPHRARILDTRKTNPGMRRLEKAAVRAGGGHNHRFGLYDQILIKDNHVDACGGVTAAIRKARLEFPQAPLEIEVRNEEELREALAEQAPVILLDNMDLDRIRRCVEIAAGRAELEVSGGVTLDRIAALAATGIDRISVGALTHSVPAADLHMKLTPNRA
- a CDS encoding response regulator is translated as MKETTSRRLILVGLPEDFRKRVRDALGLRGNAFHVLPTLRDALEMVRQTEPSIVATNANLPDGNGYDLCRQIKEINKLSHVGVIMIVENSASYDHALGILSGIDRFIEMQMEEEPLAEAILEVAEKMEQAVPIASRPTSVAKKVISEIPTPPPEPAKPAPPPPPSKPAPERSKTTARMMPKTSDPLRAFFDDEEPPAGAARSDAASNATTQPALDAVTSDLWIKRSEKVSEASSAEISRHIEQWIEFHYGQRVDENMRQEVSRVLKQHIQTIIQNTIRKLMEE
- a CDS encoding DUF362 domain-containing protein; its protein translation is MPSPVYFASLRASLRRNLLQKVGQLLDKMELAARLSPEQLVAVKVHFGEHGNTSFVPPVFVREVVQSILKTGARPFVTDANTLYRGSRSNAIKHLETATAHGFTAITLGAPVIIADGLRAQAGETVPIEGIHRRSVSIAEAIARADALVAVSHFKLHEATGFGGAIKNIGMGAASRDGKLQMHSSVSPHVNRDACLGDGICVRACTFGAISLVEKKAAIDEEKCTGCAECLGVCPADAIEIEWNQGLNRLGELMAEYAAGAMAGKDGRCFFVNFVTQVSPACDCYGMNDAPIVPDQGIFASTDPVALDQACLDAIQQAPGNRQTRLTNAFAAGDDKIRDIYPKVPYLCQLEHAEKIGIGTRAYALVPIG
- a CDS encoding carotenoid biosynthesis protein, with amino-acid sequence MEQRDITQNLLTRRAIVNEIWDKLPIWFLFLEGLGIHNILMSNAPEKWFVDVGISRHWFALLVLPLSLWFYGYYRIRLRETKQQFDKEKVHRRILLLAFGVPLFIWLFYAIFPFFRHEISGPAFRRMFELSNLFWAIMIMTHTLYHRGWARFVTFFGVAFVYGMALENAGIYLGYFFEPHFKVYVYKLPAPLATMVGWCIVFTCCITMIEFFRERSARLKASPALTALVTTVLAISADAQLDPLASFPDMWWRWHESLPAWWFGVPFCNYAAWFGAFFSFSLVYFTYADRADLTVWQRNARLLLLAPSIAIFAGSIWLGLMVVYETLFGAAGTGYPSLQILDAFFNKIYPY